The segment CAAATCAAATATGAAGATTAATATGTACAAAGAATAAGCTAATATAAAGTAACAAAATTGCCATATGTCCATTAATCTACCTACAACTACTTGGGCTGGACAACAggataaaaaaagtcatttttctcagtTCTGTACTCTGCATAGTTACTGCCTTTTTGCTTTGTAGGGCAGAATATGTGCTGATTCCCAACAAAACGATAAGTGAGCAGTTAGCGGATTAGCGGGTGTTCGTGCATGCAGCATGTAGTTAGAGGGCCATGGATGACTGAGCAACGGCATGACACGCGTAGAGCATGGGTATTGAGGGAACGTGTGGTAATGACAGCCATCCTAACCGAACTGAGGCAGACGGAATTGGAAACATATAAACGAGTGCAAGGAAAATAAGACTGAACAACAACCAAATTTCAGGTCAGCAATGATGCGATAGCAATATGAAAACCAAACAGAGATAGCGAATGGCTGATGCATGACTGTGACTCCATCGAATATGAAGGTGGGTAACTGGGATTTGATTGAACGTAGCGGATGAGAAAACTACGGAAGACCACCACCAGCTATTTGAATGACTTTGTGAGAATTTGGAGAGCAGAAATTTGATTTATGAATCGGAGCTAAAATGGAGCCATACCTAGCTCCCCCCAAAAACCAGTGGGTACTTGCTACCCACTCAAAATTCTGCCCTGGCAATTATCGTGGCAGTTGGAATTATGATGATTGACATAGGATCACCAATGGCCAGAACAGCTTGAAAAAGGTCAGGTGGCCATGCTACTGGTTTTATTTGGTAGAACTGACATAGTTAAGTGTTTCTGATTGCCTGGCTTAGCGTGAGTAGGGGAGAGTCTGCTAGCCGCAAGGCTACTTTAtgcaatttaaaatgccatagcTTAGctaaaacattagcatgatgCATTtgtagggaaaatgtgtccagaaaaGACCGGCTATGTCTGACAATGCTGCAAGTGATAGTAAAGCTGACTGAGTACTTGCAATTGAAATCGTCGTCACTTAGCCATAACCAATGCGTGTTGCAGGTGTGTCTTGAACCAATCATGCTTAGCAGCCTCCAAGGGGCCCGCTGCTGAAAGAGTGTTTGAGGAGTGCTGCAAGTTTTCAAAAGAGGATAAGATCCCTGTCTGTGTATATTATTagatctatttatttatttattttttaagagattaatttatttatttattttcttcctccctATATTGCTCGGCCTTAATGATATTTCCAAACTGATTGGGAAATACAAAGCTAAATGCATCTATCTCAACAATAAGTGGATCGAGATTATTGCCAAATTAGATGTAATGGTCCTATGATAAAAGCCCTGCCACTGAACTGGACAAGTGTCACTAAAAGGATTAGAGATTGCATGGGCATCTTCGAGTAAATGCTGACCGGCTACATTTCCCCTGCAGGCAGTCGACGAATGATGCTCTGGATCACTGCTAAATACGAACGGAGTGTCATGGCGCAATGATGCCATGTGCAtgagggggcgatcacacagctACTTGCTGAGCTCAAATGAGTTGATGACTACTATACATGACCTTAAAGTGCGTGAAAACAGGAAAAGATTGGGCTGATTAGAGGCTGCCCTGCATACTGCTCTGCATGACAGGGATTGAGGCATGTTCCGGGCCCGATTCATGGATGACATCGTGAATGGTGAATCTGTGATGGATATAATTATGAAGGGCAGCTCGAATTAAGTTAGACCATTTACAACTGGGAACTGTGATTACCAGAACTGATCAGTGTGCATGCCACTGAACTACAGACAGACTGGAAACATGACAATTAAAATAGCACAAGGATTGAGAAAACGCCTAGAGTGCCGCCAGGAAGGGGCTGCTTGCGAGGACCTcttaatagaatagaatagagcgAACCAGATGATTGAGCCCCAGCCGTCAAGACCACGATGAGTGTCAGAATGGTGGTTCAAAACACTGTCACTACTAGGTGAAATAAATCTCACTAAATAAAAGCCTTGCAGGAGCAGACTTACTGACCCTTTTTTAATGTGCATGATAATGGTGGAGGGAGCCCGAGACGTGCCAATGGCTGCTTCTGTAGCCTATTACTGTCcatataatgatgataataataataatcataataataataatcataataataataataataataatacattgtatTTAGAGGCGCCTTCAGGACACCCAAGGTCACCTACAGAGCATGGAAGAAAAGATCAGTAAGGCATCATTAAAACGAAACAACATAGGAACAAATATAGGCTAGAGCACAGTGCCCAGATAGAGTGAATATGCCAATTTACAGATAATTAGATACAGGTGATGATCCAGGCGGCCGAGTTTTAAATAAGATAAATGACAAGAATCAGGCAGATGGAGGAATGGTACTGCAATAGAGGCCGCCATACTTATcctttgagtatttttttttttttttaatgccacctgATGAAACGgctgttgtgagagcacgtgCATGCTGATGACACGTATGCAAACTACGCTGTGTTTCCTGAAAGAAAGGGAATGCAAATAAATATGAGTGCTGCAATGAGGCGTATTTAATTGATTGTGCTAGAAGTATATTCTCGGTCACCTGAAAAACCTGCACAACCCCAATGGAAAATCGCCGAAGGGCTTAGATTGAAATGATACAGGAAGTGTGGTAAGATAGCGGCATGATGCGCAcgtgagtttatttattttatgaatgaagACGAAGAGGAAAAATCGCTTAGCTTAAAGCGAATACCATTGAGAACGGAGGGCATAGTGTGCCTGCTTAATATACTCACTTTGAAGAAACCCAGTGAGCCGAAAATCGAGGCCCGCCGCTATAACAGCATTACGGTAATTGTTTTCCCATTTAAACGGGGTGATGAgagaattaaataaaatacttcaTATTAATGATGCAGTGACAATATTGTGTGCAGCACTGAATGGAGTAGTAAGCTGAACATATGAGACACACTTAACTTAAACAGTGCCGGCTCTCTTGCCATGAGGGATTCTGGAGCTCCGGGTTTGGAGAGGCTGGAGACAGAATGAAGCGCTGGTTCGGGGTGGACGCCAGCTGGGATTGGAGACCGGCTGGCTGAGAGTGGTTGCCGCTGCAtgacgccagggccacaccacCCGCGGAAGCGCCTCGAAGTGCCAagaagtgaagccagtttcctttcagcgcccatgttaaccgattgtgtcatccacaccggccgcgCCGCGCAGCTCCACCGCCGGCCCTGCAGCGATcatttcggcgtctggtctattttctgcacgagccgcgagcgaatgtgtcaagccgggcagttacccatgatggaaaaacaacagctgggagcagaatcgcttgtcgaccggcgcggagaaatgcgcgtctgatgtgaacggaagtgcTCTGGCTCAcacgagaatttcggtgcgctgtgcttcacaggcagtgtggccctggcgtgaGGAGGCGCGTgttgatgatgacgatgatgaggCGGAGGTGAAGCATGTCCAGGGACTGAAGCAAGGTGTGCGTGGAAGCTTGGCCGGAGTAACGGGGGACGGCGTGTGGCGATCCGGGTGTACGTAACGTGTCCCGGAGAAACAAATCATGTGCGTGTAGTTTGGGCCCACATCTTGAATCCGTACGCGACACTGAGCTCGAGACTGAAGAAGGAAACGGAGGCAGGAGAGTGCGTTGACAATATGACTTATAGACAGGTGAAATAGCCTGAACTGGAGGACTTGACGAATGAGAGAtaattctgctgctgctgaggaaacacACGAGGCTGTACAATCAGCAATAGGCTGCAGGAAAAAGGTAAGGTGAGCAATTGTCTGCGCGATTCTGCCTAGAATGACAGCTGAAAGCGGCAGAggggagaacagatttaaaatctcGTCGTGACaacctgattggctgctggagGTCTTGGCTAATTACGATAGGACAGCTAGAAGAGTGCACGCCCGGaggcagctgattggaggaagcagtgAGAGCGAGAAAGAAggaattgtgaatgaatgagcacagagaggtcttcctgattgaacttacgctgagcttcatgtgaacgtgtgtgtgaatgtgtgaatgggtTAATGTGACATAGAGGAAAAGGGCTTTGAGTGGTAGGAAAACTAGacaggtgctatacaagtgcagtccatttatcaTGTacaatggagcgtgagatggatcagcggtttggtgtggcttctgcagtgatgcgggtgctgcaccagaccgtcgtggtgaagagggatttactggtccatccaTGTCCCAATCCTcatctatggtcatgagctctgggtagtgacgaAAAGAATGaaatcacagatacaagcggccaaaatgagtttcctacGTTGGGTTGCTGGGCTCAGCCTTCGAAATAGGACATCCGGAgagagctcagagtagagctgctgctccttcacgtcgaaaggggtcagttgaggtggttagGGCTTATGGCTTAGGGATCAGGATCCCTCTGGACGCCTCCCATTAGGGGTGTTCCaagcacatcccactggtaggaggccccggggcagacccagaacacgctggagggattatatatctcactTGACTTTACTTTAGACTTTAGACTTACTTTATTCGTCCCAGAGGGAAATTCGTTTCCACTAACTGTACATTTAGATTGATCACAAATATCACAGGCACAGACATATCACAGACATTACAAAACATCACATGTTCATTTACAGAGGTGGACACTTTGAGTCAACGGGATCGCTTGTTCAGTGCAGCTATGGCTGCTGGGATCAGGCTCTTCCCAAGTCGAGCTTTCCTAAATTTGAGTCTTCAGTACCTGCGCCCTGAGGGTAATGGGATGAGGTATTGGTTGAGTGGGTGTGTGGTGTCCTGTTCTATTGATTTTGCAAAGCGTGTAATGGACCTGTTATTTAACTCTGTGAGGTTGGGTGTGGGAAGACCAATGATTTTGGAGGCGGTGTGTGTGATGCGTGTCAGTTTGGGCCAGTTGGTGACAGAAAGCATGGTGAAGAAACATGTGGAACAGTACAGAAGGATTGGTTGAATGATGCTTTGGTACAGAAGTAGCAGTAGATGGGGAGCGACATAGAGTCCTTTGAGTTTTCGGGTAGCTTACAGTCTTTGTTGGCTCCTTTTTTGTATGTCTCTGGTGTGCTGATCGAAATTGAGTTTATTGTCCAGAGTTACGCCCAGGTATCAAGAGTTACGCCCAGGTAGggaaaaatgcccccaaaaaactttaacagggaaaaaaaatggtagaaacctcaggaagagcaactgaggagggatccctcttccaggatggacagacgtgcagtagatgtcgtacagaacagatcaacattaaaaatgtacagtaatccatatgacaaaatgatacataaagagagagagacacacagagagatgcagACGGACAGTAATGACAGCAGCTTACNaaaatggtagaaacctcaggaagagcaactgaggagggatccctcttccaggatggacagacgtgcagtagatgtcgtacagaacagatcaacattaaaaatgtacagtaatccatatgacaaaatgatacataaagagagagagacacacagagagatgcagacggacagtaatgacagcagcttacaacaacattaaggGGTGAAAGTAGTTTTAAATTCTTTCCGGTACTATTACCAAAACCTTCATTGTTTCATATTGTTCACCTCTCCTCgcttcatgcatttttaaaaagcaaagtcaaaaaccaaacaaacaaaaacaaaaacatttcaatattttactgtacCTGTATGGGGTAGAaagaaattagaaacacttcacAACGTGTAtagtaaaatatttgtttaatgTTTAGGGTGCTTGCATGTATGAAACCTTAATGAACAGTTAAATccatgcatgtcatttttttctttttctcttttcctctttacctattttttgttgtaaaaaacattgatcaacatccgcaataaactcaataaactatttaaatatttactatttaaatcacactgacagaatgtgtggaatttcgttggtttcatttattgtttgtcctGTCCCAGTGCAAATGGCGTTTTTTGACATCCGTGGTCCAGTTGTGGAAAAATCAAACGTCCcagtacaataaatcaaacGCACCCCAACCGCTGTGTTTCGGAAGTAGACGTGCATGCGCGGTCACGTACTGCTGAGAGTGAAATCCCTGATTGTTAGCTCTACGCAGCTTGTTcaagctgttctctgtgttgttgaaattaaacaaaataacatggaacatatctgcttattatgctactgattttaattgggatattttttttgatgaactgaatgaCATTTAACGGAGCATTGCAAGTCTCGAAGGCTGGACTCATAGGAGACCACCGGACTCTctcccaggggaggggctgggggagagagggagatgtccGGGCAAGGCTCCATCCAGCATGGACCTCAACACAGCACGGACGGTATAGAAGCAATTCGGAATGAGCtaaaagcaattaataaacagacaaagtggtgtttaaaactgcatatattgctTGCAGATCTATTTTCTGGCCTAAAGTGCAGCCATGACTGGTTCTCAATGTGGGCTTTAACAGgcagctgctctctcctcttcctggtACTGCTTACCGCCACTGAATCTTTAAGTGGTACACAGTACCGGATCGTACCAGCTTACTTTCAACCCTGgcaataatattataataataataattacggctattgtggtacaatatgttcaGGGTtctaaattaacttttttgatCACCAGCCAATGTGGCTGGTAACTTTCTAAAGttaccagccaatcagaatttCCACTAGCCAAATTTTTTCTGGTGAAAATAAGAAAGATTATGAGTGCCACTGAATGCATTTGATCATTTTATTAACATTGTTGGCATGAAAAACCCACAGAAAGTACAATACATACAAAATATACACAGAAAGTGCCAACATTTCATTTCTGAATCAAATGTCTTCAGAGCTCTCTGAACTAATTTCATCATAGCCCCCATCTGAATCTGAGCCACCCTCAGTtccttttgttcagtgtttgcgCACAAACTGAGGCCTGCGTGAGCGCAAACTGTCAGCATGCCAGATGTCAATGGCTTTGCTTGGATCAAAGTCTTTGATGTCAGGTGAGCACAACTAGGTTTTAAGGAGGTCAGAGAGGGTCTCACCTTTCAGGCATGAGCGCCAGTCACTCTTTACCTGCTTCATAACACTGAACCCTCTTTCACAGTCAGCTGTAGTTGCAGGGATGGTGAGGAAAGCATCAAAAAGATTAAGGACGTCAGGACACCGATGGCGCAGCATTCTGTTCACAGTAGGCCAGGTCTTCTCAAAGGTTCCTGTAGCAGGGTCAGACAGACAATATGCATTATGCACTTGCAAAACAAATTATACATTTTCAAATGCAACTTTAGTTATTAAAAGATGGCATCAAATttggattgtgtgtgtgataaacaaaataaaactgtctcACAATATTAGACATTTCTATAGAGCTTATCTGAAACTTGGGAACTTTTCAAGCACTTGTTTAAAGATGCTACTGTTAAGGTACATcagtatgagattttttttctcaaacatCATTCTTCAAGTACCTTGGCTGAATCCTGCTGTGTACAGTTCAGTCTTGAGAACTGTCCATTGATCAGGGATCAACTCCACATCCactgcagcagacagcagaagaGGTCGGAAGTGACTGATGAGTTTGTTTACCTCTTCATCACCAAAATCTGAGAACAATGGGGAAAACATTAATATAAAGTTAAGCAGTTGtcttaaaacataaaatgcGTAAAGATTTGTTTATTACATTTGAATTGCCAACCTGAACTCGTGTCTGCCTCTGGCCAGCACTGGAAACTGGTCAGCAGCATAGCCTGCAGGACACCACTGTTCACATCAGCAAATCTAGCAGTGAGTGTGTACTGAGgtgaaaacacaccaacacaaccTAAAATCAAATCATAAATTGTAGGATATATGATAGATACATTGACTTGTACTTTTCTATGACAGCCTGAGTGGAGGACAAGCAGCTCTGAGCTTCAGCCAGGGTTGACACTGACCTCTGCAGTGACTTGGAGAGGTTGCTCAGTTGATAGATGGTGTCATGGAGAAGGCAGCAAAACCTGAGCGCTCCACCATCCTTGGCTATGTTCATGAACCCCTTGGCCTTTGCCCTCAGAACAACATTGATGTTCGTGGCCTCCTGGgactacaaacaaaacaactgcattaTATCACAGACAGCATTTAAAACtgatgaagagaaaaagaaagcaaacattaaACTATCCATCTACACTGCTGGTTTTAGTAGGCTATAAATTAACATACCTTCTCCTCTAAGTGGCGTACAGTGCCAGCATATCCCCTGAGAAAATGGTCAAGTGCTTTGAAGAGATATGGTAGCCACCGGGTTCCACCTTCTCTGGTTGGCATCAAAGCCTTCATGTGGAGCTCCCTTAAGTGTGGCTTTAGGCTGGCCCTGTTTACTCCACTCTTATGATATAAGGTGTAGAGTCCACTCAACAGGTCCTCAACTTTCCTggccatcacattttttcctTATTCCGTCTGAAAAGGCGAGCTCGAGCTTATGGGCCATGCAGTGGATCCCCAGCACATATGGTCTGTGTTGTGgaaattctctgctgctggtgaataatgaaatagagacttctgccggccgacaaggtttttattttctttgcaaagaaaaggtcaGTCATCACACGAGCGGTCAGAATGACGAAAGACCCCGAACATAGGAAAGCCTAAACATTTATACCTGAGGAACGCCTCTTACGGTGTGTTTCACACCCTTCTGTCTGCGGCAGGGAGCAGTGCCCCTACCCATTGTTTTCAAACTCTTTCGTCTGCCGCAGCTATTGGCTCCGACCCCCTagggtgtgtttcacacctgGCGTGTCCTGCAGGATTTTGTATCTAGGTGTGAGGTTAAGAGGTCTAGACATTCTGAAGTATTTGAAAACATAAAgaatacacaaagaaaatgaaattacaattacatCTGTCTGCATGCAGTTTTGTAACTGCACCATTGTTTACTCCTGTCATTACAGATGCTCCATCTGTGGTGAGGGCCACCAGCTTGTTCTTccaattaatttttaatttttaattttatatactttattaatccctgaggggaaattcaatttttcactctgttgtcaattacacacaggtccgaacacacacatgcacaaactggacctatacatgcactaagtggagagatgtcagagtgggctgcccatgacaggcgctctgagcggttggggggttcggtgccttgctcaggggcacctcggcagtgcccaggaggtgaactggcacctctccagctaccagtccacgctccatattttttggtccggacggggacttgaacaggcgaccctccggttcccaacccaagtccctatggactgagcacTAATTAGTGCTGACATTATACTGCACACAGCTTCAGCTATATTTGTAGCATCTGGGTTTGAGACAGCTTTAACCCCGACAAAATCAACTTTGACCTTCCCCTCACTGGCACTCCTGACGTAGACCATCTCTTCTTCCATCACTGCACTGTCCAGGGATCCATCTGACGTGACCAAGATGAACTTGCCGTCTGATAATCTTGCCCTCATCTTTCTTCTCTCATTCTCTGCTATGTAGTGTATGAACTCTTTTGCCTGGTAGTCATTTCTGTATGTCTCTCCTATCTTCAAGCCCTTCTTCCTGTCCACCCTGAAATTAATTTTCGTGTAAATGAAGCCACTGTTATCGCCTCCAACACAGTACATTTCagtgagatttttttatttttgaaacctCCAAATGTAAAGTTCCAACTGCGTCTATGGAAGCATGTACGTCACTCTGTATTGTATTAAATGCACTGATTCTGAAACATGTAAATAGTAACGTTAATTCACTTACTCACACATCCATGCAAAGTTGGTGAAAGGCCTGCCCTTTTTTCCGATGGCATGGGCATTTCGAAAAAGTAGCTGCATCTCCTCCAACTCAGACGTCTTCAATAAAGGGAGGCTTCTCCCAGCAAGGCTCTCTTCGATACGACCTGTCTTGGCAGTTTTAATCCGTTGGCTCTCCTGATGACTTTGGGCACTCCCATGGTCCTTTACTGTCTTGACTTTAAAATTATTAGTTCCCACCACGAAATtgttcgttttgtttttttctttcgcGTTCATGCGGCAATCCTGACAAACATGACGTTACTTTCGTGATCAAACACAAGCCATTCACAACCCGTCAGCCATTTGGc is part of the Epinephelus moara isolate mb chromosome 22, YSFRI_EMoa_1.0, whole genome shotgun sequence genome and harbors:
- the LOC126383508 gene encoding uncharacterized protein LOC126383508 isoform X1 — translated: MPMPSEKRAGLSPTLHGCSQEATNINVVLRAKAKGFMNIAKDGGALRFCCLLHDTIYQLSNLSKSLQRFADVNSGVLQAMLLTSFQCWPEADTSSDFGDEEVNKLISHFRPLLLSAAVDVELIPDQWTVLKTELYTAGFSQGTFEKTWPTVNRMLRHRCPDVLNLFDAFLTIPATTADCERGFSVMKQVKSDWRSCLKGETLSDLLKT
- the LOC126383508 gene encoding uncharacterized protein LOC126383508 isoform X2; its protein translation is MNIAKDGGALRFCCLLHDTIYQLSNLSKSLQRFADVNSGVLQAMLLTSFQCWPEADTSSDFGDEEVNKLISHFRPLLLSAAVDVELIPDQWTVLKTELYTAGFSQGTFEKTWPTVNRMLRHRCPDVLNLFDAFLTIPATTADCERGFSVMKQVKSDWRSCLKGETLSDLLKT